From the Oceanotoga teriensis genome, the window AAGACTTTATTAAAAAAGGTAAGAATCATATAGAATTATTGAGAAATTTCACTCAAAGTGATTTCATACCAAAAGAAGTAAAAATTTCTGATAAAAAAATAGGTGAAATTCTTGAAGAGATGGGAGCAGTATCTAAAGAAGAGATTGAAAAAATATTAGAAGAACAAAAAAGTAATCCCGAAATAGCCAATAAAAAAATAGGTGAAATATTAATAAAAGAAAAAAAGGCAGATACAAAAACCGTTTTAAATGCACTCAGAAGTCAAAAAAAAGAATTAAAAACAAATATTCTTGTAGATGATTATATCAGAGTACCCGCACCAAAAATAGAAAATTTATTGAATTTAGTTGGAGAGCTAATGATAATAGAGTCTCAGGTTAATCAAGATTTTATGATATTGAATGATATAGGCCAGAATACACAAATAAATGTAAACAGAATGCTTAAACTTACAAAAGATATACAAAATATCACCATGTCAATGCAAATGGTTCCACTAAAATCTACTTTCCAAAAAATCACAAGGATTGCAAGAGATACAATAAATACTTTAAAAAAAGAGGTCGATTTTAAAATTTCTGGTGAAAGTACGGAAATAGATAAAGCTGTAGCAGAGAAAATTTTAGATCCTTTAATACATATGATAAAAAATTCTATTTCTCATGGTATAGAAGATTCGGAAGAAAGAATAAAAAAAGGAAAAAATTCAAAAGGAATAGTTTCATTAAAAGCATATTCTAATAGAGGAAATGTTTATATAGAAGTTTCAGATGATGGAAAAGGGCTTAATTCAGAGTTAATATATAAAAAAGCTATGGATAAAAAACTCATTGACGAAGAGAAAGAATATTCAGAAGATGAAATTCTTGAATTTATATACTTACCAGGGTTTTCAACACTTGAAAAGGCTAATAATATTTCTGGTCGAGGTGTTGGTATGGATGTGGTAAAAACAGAACTTTCAAGAATAGGTGGAAAAATAAATATTCAAAATGAAAGAGATAAGGGATGTACATTCATTTTAAAGATACCTATAAATCTTGCAGCTATGAATGGAACGATAATAGAAATTTTAAATGAGAAATATATTATACCTACGATTTATATTAAAAAAATTCTTCAGCCTACCTCAGCAAATTGGATTAGTTATAAAGGAAATAAAAACTTCATAAAATATAGAAATAAAATTATTCCTATAATTCCTACCAATATTATTTTTAATTCAAATAAATCTTATGATAATGATTTAATCGTTATATTAGAACTCGATAATAATATGAAAGCTTTACCGGTTAAAAATATTGAAGGGCGTCAAGAAATAGTAGTAAAACCACTTGGAAAGGAAATTGGTAGTCTTGATTACTTTTCTGGTGCATCTATTTTGGGGGATGGAAATGTTTCTTTAATTATAGATGTTGAAAGTTTATTTAAACTTGAAGGTGGTGAATAAAGTTGTCTGATATTGATTTAAAAAAACTAACTTTTAAACTCGATGAAGAAATCTTTGGAATATCTGTTTGTTCAGTTAAAACAATAATAGGCATGATGAATATAACAAGGGTTCCAAGAACACCTAATTATGTCAAAGGAATAATAAACTTAAGAGGAAAAGTCATACCTGTGGTAGATCTTCGAATAAAGTTTGAGATGAAAGAAAAAACTTATACTGAAAGAACATGTATTATAGTAGTTGAAATTTTTAATGGTGATAATCAAAAACTTATGGGTTTAATAGTTGATGATGTTTCAGAAGTAATAACCCTTACTGAAGAATCTATAGAATCTCCTCCTGAATATGGTTTGAAGATACAGGATGAATTTTTAATTGGAATGGCTAAATATAAAGAAAAAGTAATAATGCTTATAGACATAAACAAAGTTCTTAGTGTGGACGAGAAAAATCTTATAAAAGATCTCGGGAGGGAAGAATGATGTTTAAAAATCTTAAATTATCAACTAAAATCACTTTAGGGTTTGTAATTATTTTAATAATTTCAAGTGTGATAGGAATATTTACAATATTTAATATGAATAAAGTTACAGACTTGGCAATTACTTTAAATGATGAATATATGGAAGAAGTTTCAAGTGGTTCAAATTCTGCTTATTATTCTCAAAGATTGGCTTATGAAATGAGGGGATTTGCATTAAGTGGTGATTATACATATTTTAATAGGGCAAAAAATGAATTAAAAGAGTTAAAGATTTATATTGAAGAACTTAATACTTTAAGTGAAAAATATGAAAGTTTAAAGATTTTAAGAGAAAATTTAAAATCTGTAGATGAACTTATATCAGAATATGAAATTCTTATGCAAGAAACAAATAATACTTTTGAAGGTATAGATAGAATAAGAGATACTTCATTGAAGGCATCTGATGAATTTTTAAATAATGCGATGTTATATTTAGAGTCTCAAAATAAGGCGACAGAAGAAGATATTAAAAATTTGGAATCTCCAGAAGTTTTGAAGAGTAGACTTTTAAAAGTTACTTGGATAAATAATATAATAGATGCATCCAATGAAATGAGAATAGCTTCTATAAAGGCTCAATTGACAAAAGATGCTCAAGAATTGAGAAAGGTTACAAATAGATT encodes:
- a CDS encoding chemotaxis protein CheA; translated protein: MEEEKKIIESLLDDKNEIIKEEEFDEEMWEDFVVEARDHLENIERGLLDLENDKENEEIINSIFRSFHTIKGLAGFVDIAFLVSIAHETETLLDKARKKDIFIQKELIDLFLISTDIIKNIIENVRNIYDKDFIKKGKNHIELLRNFTQSDFIPKEVKISDKKIGEILEEMGAVSKEEIEKILEEQKSNPEIANKKIGEILIKEKKADTKTVLNALRSQKKELKTNILVDDYIRVPAPKIENLLNLVGELMIIESQVNQDFMILNDIGQNTQINVNRMLKLTKDIQNITMSMQMVPLKSTFQKITRIARDTINTLKKEVDFKISGESTEIDKAVAEKILDPLIHMIKNSISHGIEDSEERIKKGKNSKGIVSLKAYSNRGNVYIEVSDDGKGLNSELIYKKAMDKKLIDEEKEYSEDEILEFIYLPGFSTLEKANNISGRGVGMDVVKTELSRIGGKINIQNERDKGCTFILKIPINLAAMNGTIIEILNEKYIIPTIYIKKILQPTSANWISYKGNKNFIKYRNKIIPIIPTNIIFNSNKSYDNDLIVILELDNNMKALPVKNIEGRQEIVVKPLGKEIGSLDYFSGASILGDGNVSLIIDVESLFKLEGGE
- a CDS encoding chemotaxis protein CheW — protein: MSDIDLKKLTFKLDEEIFGISVCSVKTIIGMMNITRVPRTPNYVKGIINLRGKVIPVVDLRIKFEMKEKTYTERTCIIVVEIFNGDNQKLMGLIVDDVSEVITLTEESIESPPEYGLKIQDEFLIGMAKYKEKVIMLIDINKVLSVDEKNLIKDLGREE